A genomic stretch from Flavobacterium nitratireducens includes:
- the ruvC gene encoding crossover junction endodeoxyribonuclease RuvC produces MASERIILGIDPGTTIMGFGLIRVINKKMEFVQLNELQLSKYDNHYQKLRIIFERTIELIDTHCPDEIAIEAPFFGKNVQSMLKLGRAQGVAMAAGLSRGIPITEYEPKKIKMAITGNGNASKEQVAKMLQQLLGLKELPKNLDSTDGLAAAVCHFFNSGKVVAGKSYSGWDAFVKQNEERVKK; encoded by the coding sequence TTGGCAAGCGAACGTATCATATTAGGAATTGACCCAGGAACCACAATTATGGGGTTTGGTTTGATTCGTGTTATTAATAAAAAAATGGAGTTCGTTCAGCTTAACGAATTGCAATTGTCTAAATACGACAATCATTATCAGAAACTCAGAATCATATTTGAGCGCACTATCGAGTTAATTGATACGCATTGTCCAGACGAAATTGCCATTGAAGCACCTTTCTTTGGAAAAAATGTCCAATCGATGTTGAAATTAGGGCGAGCCCAGGGTGTGGCAATGGCAGCAGGGCTTTCTCGTGGAATTCCTATTACCGAATATGAGCCTAAGAAAATTAAAATGGCAATTACCGGAAATGGAAATGCCAGTAAAGAACAGGTGGCTAAAATGCTGCAACAACTTTTAGGCTTGAAAGAATTGCCTAAAAATCTCGATTCTACCGATGGTTTGGCTGCTGCGGTTTGTCATTTTTTCAATTCAGGAAAAGTGGTGGCGGGTAAAAGTTATTCTGGTTGGGATGCTTTTGTAAAACAAAATGAAGAAAGAGTAAAAAAATAG
- a CDS encoding glycosyltransferase family 2 protein — MILLIVILSFYFAAILLLIYGFSKIKKNNHIDLKPKTSFTIIVPFRNEAENLPVLLESLEKMNYPFDLFEVLLVDDESTEKFQILNSKFQLTIIDNIRTSNSPKKDAITTAIQKIKTEWVITTDADCVIPKNWLLTLDNYIQTHDASMIAGAVNYLVNESFLHHFQQLDLASLQGATIGSFGIGKGFMCNGANLAYSKSLFHSLNGFEGNGTIASGDDVFLLQKAMQQFPNKVHYLKSEDFIVSTKPLNNWKSLFYQRVRWASKTTSYQSTFGKMLGLIVFGGNLGLLFVVWSLLFGVGNPYILCFVFLCKLSIDFVLIHKTNTFLKSKTTSYVTSALLYPFFSVAVALYALVGKYEWKGRRF; from the coding sequence ATGATTCTTTTGATTGTAATATTAAGCTTTTATTTTGCAGCTATATTGCTTTTGATTTATGGTTTTAGCAAAATAAAAAAAAACAACCACATTGATTTAAAACCGAAAACCAGCTTTACAATCATTGTTCCTTTCCGAAACGAAGCCGAAAATCTTCCGGTTTTACTGGAGAGTTTGGAAAAGATGAATTATCCTTTCGATTTATTCGAAGTACTATTGGTTGATGATGAATCGACAGAAAAATTCCAAATTTTAAATTCCAAATTCCAACTAACAATAATAGACAACATTCGAACTTCCAATTCACCCAAAAAAGACGCTATTACAACTGCCATACAAAAGATAAAAACCGAATGGGTTATTACCACTGATGCCGATTGTGTAATACCCAAAAATTGGCTTTTGACCTTAGACAATTATATTCAGACCCATGACGCTTCTATGATTGCAGGAGCGGTAAACTATTTAGTGAATGAATCTTTTTTACATCATTTTCAACAATTAGACTTAGCTAGTTTGCAAGGTGCTACCATAGGCAGTTTTGGAATCGGGAAAGGTTTTATGTGTAACGGAGCGAATCTGGCTTATTCCAAATCCTTATTCCATTCATTAAATGGTTTTGAAGGCAATGGTACAATTGCCAGTGGCGATGATGTTTTTTTATTACAAAAAGCCATGCAACAATTCCCTAATAAGGTTCATTATTTAAAATCGGAAGATTTCATTGTAAGCACTAAACCTTTGAATAACTGGAAATCTCTTTTTTACCAAAGAGTCCGTTGGGCTTCTAAAACTACTTCTTATCAAAGTACTTTTGGTAAAATGTTAGGATTAATTGTTTTTGGAGGAAACTTAGGTTTATTGTTTGTTGTTTGGAGTTTATTGTTTGGAGTTGGTAATCCGTATATTTTATGTTTTGTATTTTTATGCAAACTCAGCATCGACTTTGTATTGATACACAAAACAAATACTTTTTTAAAAAGCAAAACAACTTCTTATGTCACTTCTGCATTACTTTATCCTTTTTTTAGTGTAGCTGTCGCATTGTACGCTCTAGTTGGAAAATACGAATGGAAAGGAAGGCGATTTTAA
- a CDS encoding DUF58 domain-containing protein yields the protein MKIESQIEKISSFQHLELLANQVVEGFISGMHKSPFHGFSAEFAEHKLYNSGESTKHIDWKLFAKTDRLYTKQFEEETNLRCHIIIDNSSSMHYPKLKANQHFYENKIGFSVLASAVLMNLLKKQRDAVGLSVFSDSYEYYAPEKGSDRHHRMILNTLENLLKDSKERKNTDTITYLHQIAEKMHRRSMIVLFTDMFQTADEDKLLSALQHLKHNKHKVVLFHVIDSQTEFNFDFDNSPRKFIDVETGDEIALFAENVKEEYEKQVAEYFKKLALSCAQNKIKYVPVNIRDDFQKIMLTYLVEKQKFG from the coding sequence ATGAAAATCGAATCTCAAATAGAGAAAATATCGAGCTTCCAACATTTAGAATTGTTGGCTAATCAGGTTGTAGAAGGCTTTATTTCGGGAATGCACAAAAGTCCGTTTCATGGATTTTCGGCTGAGTTTGCCGAACATAAGTTGTATAATTCGGGCGAAAGTACCAAACATATCGATTGGAAACTTTTTGCTAAAACGGATCGGTTGTATACCAAACAATTCGAAGAAGAAACTAATTTGCGATGTCATATTATTATTGATAATTCATCATCCATGCATTATCCTAAGTTGAAGGCTAACCAGCATTTTTATGAAAATAAAATAGGTTTTTCGGTATTGGCATCTGCGGTTTTGATGAATTTATTAAAGAAACAAAGAGATGCAGTAGGTTTAAGCGTCTTTTCAGATAGCTATGAATATTATGCTCCCGAAAAAGGAAGTGACCGTCATCATCGAATGATTTTGAATACACTTGAAAATCTTTTGAAGGATTCGAAAGAAAGAAAAAATACAGATACGATTACTTATTTACATCAAATTGCAGAGAAAATGCATCGCCGTTCCATGATTGTTTTGTTTACAGATATGTTTCAAACAGCTGATGAAGATAAGTTGTTGAGTGCGTTGCAACATTTAAAACACAATAAGCATAAGGTGGTTTTGTTTCATGTAATTGATAGTCAAACCGAATTTAATTTTGATTTTGATAATTCACCTCGCAAATTTATAGATGTGGAAACTGGGGATGAGATTGCTCTTTTTGCCGAAAATGTGAAAGAGGAGTATGAAAAGCAGGTAGCTGAGTATTTTAAAAAACTGGCTTTAAGTTGTGCTCAAAACAAAATCAAGTATGTTCCAGTGAATATAAGAGATGATTTCCAAAAAATAATGCTAACCTATTTGGTTGAAAAGCAAAAGTTTGGGTAG
- a CDS encoding M1 family metallopeptidase: MRLYLYLFCFLVVGASAQNSSFSDRLAQEGISKELAVYRKQQLSDVNYVLSFSIPLNKVDAIASKLQLRLKIADLSNALFLDFNEKKENIKSVQINGKTIPIVHERQHLIIDKSFLKLGVNEIKVDFIAGNLSLNRNNDYLYTLLVPDRASTLFPCFDQPDIKAKYTLSITAPNNWEVLTAAAVKKQTNSADFITYDFKTSDKMSTYLFSFVVGKFSKVKRNLGHFDMTMLYRETDTAKIQTSTQEIFDLHEKSLGFLEEYTKVKFPYQKLDFASIPGHPFGGMEHVGAIQYKESSLFLDHSATSSDKLDRAKLIGHETSHMWFGDLVTMKWFDDVWMKEVFANFMAGKIMNPAFPEINHDLQFLLTHYPSAYAEDRTLGTHPIRQNLPNLKDAGSLYGNIIYNKAPIMMRQLETLIGEAVFQKGVQKYIQKYANDNADWNQLIDILDEETPIDLKQWSKVWVNESGRPIISSLVEYDTVNRIKKFEISQQAEDGSANLWSQIFQIGLVYPDGIKVVDVVLDKKTISLEAIKGWAKPEFIVYNYNGFGYGVLPIEEADIDKMNTIKDEVARASSYINLYENVLVGNVPAVKAIDVLLKAMKEEQNELVLQLATSYVRTMYWNYLSEKQQQLYQKIIEDFSYAYLKLDKLPNNKKNVFGMFTSVAYSVTGKERLYAIWNKTDTFEGLKLNDDDFERMAMLLSLYQHPKAASVLVKTLEEIKNPDKKSRFEFLLPALSNDAAVRDALVQSFKEEKNRTHGTWVITALSYINHPLRQESAQKKLKLYLEMLEEVQRTGDIFFPKSWLSVTIGNYTSPYAFQVMETFLKENPNLNPMLKRKLLQATDALYRAHKIKQ; this comes from the coding sequence ATGAGGCTCTACCTGTATTTATTTTGTTTTTTGGTTGTGGGTGCTTCAGCACAAAATAGTTCTTTTTCTGATCGATTAGCTCAGGAAGGAATTTCGAAAGAATTGGCCGTTTATAGAAAACAACAGCTTTCGGATGTTAATTATGTATTGTCATTTTCTATTCCTCTTAACAAGGTGGATGCTATAGCTTCAAAATTGCAATTGCGTTTAAAAATTGCCGATTTGTCGAATGCTTTATTTTTGGATTTTAATGAGAAAAAGGAAAATATAAAGTCAGTTCAGATAAATGGAAAAACCATTCCTATAGTTCATGAAAGACAACATCTTATTATAGATAAAAGTTTCTTGAAATTGGGTGTTAATGAAATTAAAGTTGATTTTATTGCTGGTAATTTGTCGTTGAATAGAAATAATGATTATCTGTACACATTGTTAGTTCCAGATCGAGCGAGTACACTATTTCCTTGTTTTGATCAACCAGATATTAAAGCTAAATATACCTTGTCAATAACTGCTCCTAATAATTGGGAGGTGCTTACTGCGGCTGCCGTAAAAAAGCAAACAAATTCAGCTGACTTTATTACCTACGATTTCAAGACTTCTGATAAAATGAGTACCTATTTATTCTCGTTTGTTGTTGGTAAGTTTAGTAAAGTAAAAAGAAATCTAGGACATTTTGATATGACTATGTTATATCGTGAAACGGATACAGCAAAAATTCAAACTAGTACTCAGGAAATTTTTGATTTACATGAAAAGTCATTAGGCTTTTTAGAAGAATATACTAAGGTTAAATTTCCTTATCAAAAATTAGATTTTGCCTCTATTCCAGGACATCCTTTTGGAGGAATGGAGCATGTAGGTGCTATCCAGTATAAAGAATCAAGTTTGTTTTTGGATCATAGTGCAACGAGTAGTGACAAGTTAGACAGAGCAAAGCTAATAGGACATGAGACTTCTCACATGTGGTTTGGAGATTTGGTTACTATGAAATGGTTTGATGATGTATGGATGAAAGAGGTGTTTGCCAATTTTATGGCTGGGAAAATTATGAATCCTGCATTTCCAGAAATCAATCATGATTTACAGTTTTTGTTAACACATTACCCAAGTGCTTATGCTGAAGATCGAACTTTAGGTACGCATCCTATACGTCAAAATTTACCTAATCTTAAAGATGCAGGTTCGCTTTATGGGAATATTATTTATAACAAAGCGCCCATTATGATGCGTCAATTGGAGACCTTAATTGGAGAAGCTGTTTTTCAAAAAGGAGTTCAAAAATATATTCAGAAATATGCAAATGATAATGCCGATTGGAATCAGTTAATAGATATTCTAGATGAAGAAACCCCGATTGATTTAAAGCAATGGAGCAAGGTTTGGGTAAATGAATCGGGTCGACCTATTATTAGTAGTTTGGTAGAATATGACACTGTTAATCGTATTAAAAAATTTGAAATCAGTCAACAGGCTGAAGACGGTTCTGCTAATTTATGGTCACAAATTTTTCAGATTGGTTTAGTTTATCCTGATGGAATTAAAGTCGTTGATGTGGTTTTGGATAAAAAAACAATTTCTTTAGAGGCTATAAAAGGTTGGGCAAAGCCTGAATTTATTGTATATAATTATAATGGTTTTGGTTATGGTGTTTTGCCAATAGAAGAAGCAGATATTGATAAAATGAATACAATTAAAGATGAAGTTGCTAGAGCATCTAGCTATATTAATTTGTATGAAAATGTGTTGGTGGGTAATGTACCTGCGGTGAAAGCTATCGATGTTTTATTGAAAGCGATGAAAGAAGAACAAAATGAATTAGTACTTCAATTAGCTACTTCGTATGTTCGAACTATGTATTGGAATTATTTATCAGAAAAGCAACAGCAACTCTATCAAAAGATAATCGAGGATTTTAGTTATGCTTATCTAAAGTTGGATAAATTACCTAATAACAAGAAAAATGTATTTGGTATGTTTACTTCGGTTGCCTATTCTGTTACTGGAAAAGAGCGTTTGTATGCCATTTGGAATAAAACGGATACTTTTGAAGGTTTGAAATTAAATGACGATGACTTTGAAAGAATGGCGATGTTATTGTCTTTGTATCAGCATCCAAAAGCAGCATCCGTTTTGGTTAAAACTTTGGAAGAAATCAAAAATCCAGATAAAAAAAGTCGTTTTGAATTTTTGCTTCCCGCATTGTCTAATGATGCCGCAGTTCGAGATGCATTAGTGCAATCCTTTAAAGAGGAGAAAAACAGAACCCATGGAACATGGGTAATCACCGCTTTGAGTTATATAAATCATCCTTTGCGTCAGGAAAGTGCACAAAAAAAACTTAAATTGTACTTGGAAATGTTGGAAGAGGTTCAGCGAACAGGAGATATCTTCTTTCCTAAAAGTTGGTTAAGTGTTACGATTGGTAATTATACTTCTCCATATGCGTTTCAGGTTATGGAAACTTTCTTAAAAGAAAATCCTAATTTGAATCCAATGTTGAAAAGAAAATTGCTACAAGCAACTGATGCATTGTATCGAGCCCATAAGATAAAACAATAA